In Tachysurus fulvidraco isolate hzauxx_2018 chromosome 1, HZAU_PFXX_2.0, whole genome shotgun sequence, a single window of DNA contains:
- the LOC125138520 gene encoding DNA-directed RNA polymerase II subunit RPB1-like translates to MNPSPPGRSIQPGYTRRDPRPSPYPRPAPADPMAGYRRFQLRHIISELTTLLEQLISPELPAHAYLPSPIMRNPPVLMSSSQTTLVNLVDRGSQTDGCPHAHPCTREPGTPGSPPPYAYVRPLSPTFPSSPSDSNPASPDYTPESPDYTPGSPDYTPTTPLY, encoded by the exons ATGA ATCCTTCACCTCCAGGTCGGTCAATTCAGCCTGGCTACACCCGCCGGGACCCTCGTCCTTCTCCCTATCCAAGACCTGCGCCTGCTGACCCCATGGCCGGCTATCGCCGCTTCCAACTGCGTCATATCATCTCTGAGCTCACTACGCTTCTGGAACAGCTCATTTCTCCTGAACTGCCTGCGCATGCTTATCTGCCATCCCCTATTATGAGAAATCCTCCTGTTCTCATGTCCTCCTCTCAAACCACTCTGGTAAACCTCGTGGACAGGGGATCTCAAACTGATGGCTGTCCTCATGCTCACCCTTGCACCCGTGAGCCTGGAACTCCCGGCTCCCCCCCTCCTTATGCCTATGTTCGTCCCCTCTCTCCCACCTTTCCATCTTCTCCCTCTGATTCTAACCCTGcgtctccagattacactcctgaatctccagattacactcctggatctccagattacactcctactACTCCCCTTTACTAA